From Candidatus Krumholzibacteriia bacterium, a single genomic window includes:
- a CDS encoding C4-type zinc ribbon domain-containing protein, whose product MMSQQEQLLVALQDLDLMLKETEDSKEELARLGFDVSGLEELRKARAQLLGRIDLAHVVHYEKILRRYGRAITPVTGDRCLGCFAKLPTSVRSSLHEGKVRTCQSCGRILYFPE is encoded by the coding sequence GTGATGAGTCAGCAGGAGCAGCTGCTGGTCGCCCTTCAGGATCTCGACTTGATGCTGAAGGAGACCGAGGATTCCAAGGAAGAGCTGGCGCGCCTCGGTTTCGACGTGAGCGGACTGGAGGAGCTGCGCAAGGCGCGCGCCCAGCTCCTGGGGCGGATCGACCTCGCCCACGTGGTGCACTACGAGAAGATCCTGAGGCGGTATGGCCGCGCCATCACCCCGGTCACCGGCGACCGTTGTCTGGGGTGCTTCGCCAAGCTCCCCACCTCGGTCCGTTCCTCGCTGCACGAAGGCAAGGTGCGCACCTGCCAGAGCTGCGGCCGCATCCTCTACTTCCCCGAGTGA
- the rsgA gene encoding ribosome small subunit-dependent GTPase A, with protein sequence MSPNEGRVLTAHSGLYDVLGADGGVTSCRARRRLRRPETSWPVFPVPGDVVEWLLLERSGGKSGIIEAVRPRRTEIARVRAGAKHVVVANLDRLVVVVSVRHPTFDRGLLDRLLCTAERNRIAALLCLHKIDLADPGEGDVERAVYEKAGYPMLLTSTTSGAGIEALREALRGHVSAFMGPSGAGKSHLISALQPGLSLRTGMVSEKSGQGRHTTTRVDLHRTDFGALLADTPGVREFSLWGLQPEELGPLFPEIRELQEHCRFASCTHDHEPHCAVKEAVAAGRVDAGRHRSYLAILAELRQDALAESRGGAPRRKERNA encoded by the coding sequence ATGAGTCCCAACGAAGGCAGAGTCCTCACCGCCCATTCCGGCCTCTACGACGTCCTGGGAGCGGACGGCGGCGTCACCTCCTGTCGTGCCCGGCGGCGACTGCGGCGTCCGGAAACCTCGTGGCCCGTTTTCCCCGTTCCCGGCGACGTGGTGGAGTGGCTGCTTCTGGAACGGTCCGGGGGCAAGAGCGGTATCATCGAGGCGGTGCGCCCCCGCCGCACCGAGATCGCGCGGGTGCGCGCCGGTGCGAAGCACGTCGTCGTGGCCAACCTGGATCGGCTCGTGGTGGTGGTCTCGGTGCGTCACCCCACCTTCGACCGCGGCCTTCTCGACCGCCTGCTGTGCACGGCCGAACGCAACCGGATCGCGGCGCTCCTCTGTCTGCACAAGATCGACCTGGCCGACCCGGGCGAAGGCGATGTCGAGCGCGCGGTGTACGAAAAGGCGGGCTACCCGATGTTGTTGACTTCGACCACGAGCGGCGCTGGCATCGAAGCGCTCCGCGAGGCTCTGCGCGGACACGTGAGCGCTTTCATGGGTCCCTCGGGCGCCGGCAAGAGCCACTTGATCTCGGCGTTGCAGCCCGGGTTGTCGTTGCGCACCGGGATGGTGAGCGAGAAGTCCGGACAGGGCCGGCACACGACGACACGGGTGGATCTGCACCGCACCGACTTCGGCGCCCTCCTCGCCGACACGCCAGGGGTGCGCGAGTTCAGCTTGTGGGGCTTGCAACCCGAGGAACTGGGGCCTCTCTTCCCGGAGATTCGGGAGCTCCAGGAGCACTGCCGCTTCGCCAGCTGCACCCACGATCACGAGCCGCATTGCGCCGTGAAGGAGGCGGTGGCAGCAGGGCGCGTCGACGCCGGCCGCCATCGCAGCTACCTGGCGATCTTGGCGGAGTTGCGACAAGATGCGTTGGCCGAGTCGCGCGGTGGCGCGCCTCGCCGGAAGGAAAGGAACGCGTGA
- a CDS encoding tetratricopeptide repeat protein, with amino-acid sequence MTDDKPQSKPVPGSEVPPPMAGAAEPALAGAEAATLSPGRRRSMLLWLVPLLLLLGVGGGIWWFVLRDTPKKRAERVLAEARAAYDLFEYDRAEKLLLQAREMIPTGAKGSGMNVGVHHNLGLLYRRLERWEEARDAFMKAATFCGPDANEVRAEELFQVALIEIYLGHTGPAGDALRAALEAHPTRPVLHLSLLDLQLGYLKRPTAADSCLQNFLRLCGRAPENLRDAAQIYFRRKFMPDALILAKAAAAAQDTMISAHVLVAKAYWRSGRSQEGLEYLEGPLTRYPQSVVLWSTKASLLVGAGRFDEAVQTADHALTLAPDDYETHRARMMALYNGNRHQEAIDEAMVCRKMATNPNEIHFLESMLARIHARQQGKPEPMTPTSEGGSRSRRP; translated from the coding sequence GTGACCGACGACAAGCCGCAGTCGAAGCCGGTCCCGGGGTCCGAGGTCCCCCCGCCGATGGCGGGAGCCGCCGAGCCAGCCCTCGCAGGGGCGGAAGCGGCGACCTTGAGCCCGGGCCGCCGCCGCTCCATGCTCCTTTGGCTCGTGCCCCTCTTGCTCCTGCTCGGCGTCGGCGGCGGGATCTGGTGGTTCGTCCTCCGCGACACCCCCAAGAAGCGCGCCGAACGCGTCTTGGCGGAAGCGCGCGCGGCCTACGACCTCTTCGAATACGACCGCGCCGAGAAGCTGCTGCTGCAGGCACGGGAGATGATTCCTACCGGGGCCAAGGGCTCGGGCATGAACGTCGGGGTGCACCACAACTTGGGCCTGCTGTACCGCCGGTTGGAGCGCTGGGAAGAGGCCCGCGACGCTTTCATGAAGGCCGCCACCTTCTGCGGCCCCGATGCCAACGAGGTGCGTGCGGAAGAGCTCTTCCAGGTGGCGCTGATCGAGATCTACCTCGGCCACACCGGTCCGGCGGGGGATGCCCTCCGCGCTGCCCTCGAGGCGCACCCGACGCGGCCCGTGCTGCACTTGAGCCTCCTCGACCTCCAGCTCGGGTACTTGAAGCGACCCACAGCAGCGGACAGCTGCTTGCAGAACTTCCTGCGCTTGTGCGGGCGGGCACCGGAAAACCTGCGGGATGCAGCGCAGATCTACTTCCGGCGCAAGTTCATGCCGGATGCTCTCATCCTGGCCAAGGCCGCCGCGGCGGCGCAGGACACGATGATCTCGGCCCATGTCCTGGTGGCGAAAGCGTATTGGAGATCCGGTCGCTCCCAGGAAGGCCTCGAGTATCTGGAAGGACCTCTGACGCGCTACCCGCAATCCGTCGTTCTGTGGTCGACGAAGGCGAGCCTGCTCGTCGGGGCCGGGCGTTTCGACGAAGCCGTGCAAACCGCCGACCACGCCTTGACCCTCGCGCCCGACGATTACGAGACGCATCGGGCCCGCATGATGGCCCTCTACAACGGGAACCGCCATCAGGAAGCCATCGACGAGGCCATGGTCTGCCGCAAGATGGCGACCAACCCCAACGAGATCCACTTCCTGGAAAGCATGCTGGCGCGCATCCACGCTCGTCAGCAGGGCAAGCCTGAACCCATGACCCCCACGAGCGAGGGAGGGTCCCGGAGCCGCCGCCCATGA
- a CDS encoding PTS sugar transporter subunit IIA produces MKVEDLLSFFDPKLCIFELRAQTKDEVLEEIVDLIAPERDSTNRQIILDMLRNREALGSTAVGKGIAFPHGRSLAVSRLMAIFARSRHGVPFESTDGEPTHLFFALLAPPQDRSNQYLPALGKIIEIVRDDNVRDRLMQVTNFDEFAAVLREGKTP; encoded by the coding sequence ATGAAGGTCGAAGACCTCCTGAGCTTCTTCGATCCCAAACTCTGCATCTTCGAGCTCCGGGCGCAGACGAAGGACGAGGTTCTCGAGGAGATCGTCGATCTCATCGCGCCGGAACGGGACAGCACCAACCGTCAGATCATCCTCGATATGCTGCGCAACCGCGAGGCCTTGGGCAGCACCGCCGTGGGCAAAGGCATCGCCTTCCCCCACGGGCGCTCGCTCGCCGTCTCGCGCCTCATGGCGATCTTCGCGCGCTCGCGCCACGGAGTGCCCTTCGAGTCCACCGACGGCGAGCCCACCCACCTCTTCTTCGCCTTGCTGGCACCGCCCCAAGATCGCTCGAACCAGTACCTGCCCGCGCTGGGGAAGATCATCGAGATCGTCCGGGACGACAACGTGCGCGACCGGCTCATGCAGGTGACGAACTTCGACGAGTTCGCCGCCGTCCTCCGGGAGGGCAAGACGCCGTGA